Part of the Paenibacillus sp. FSL R7-0273 genome is shown below.
AAGGCACGACTGTAGAACATCTACAGCAGTTATTGAATGTAACACCGGAAGAAACAATGGCGTTTGGCGACGGGTATAACGATCTGGAGCTGCTAGTCCGTGCTGATTTCAGCTTTGCTGTGCGCAATGCCTTCCCTGAGCTTAAGGATGCTGCAAGATATATTACAGGCTCCAATGACGAGGATGCCGTAATGAAAACGATCCTTCAAATGCTGTCCCTGCAGAAGGCTTGAAAAGAGGGAAGAGATGCTTAGCAACTTTATAATCTCAGCTGTTAAGGATAAGCATTTTAACCGTCAGCTGCTTCAGCTGGTTATCCCGATTGCCTCTCAGAATCTCATTTCAGCGCTGGCGGTAACTGTAGATGTGGTCATGCTGGGTTTTATCAGCCAGTCGGCGATGTCCTCCGTATCCCTGGCCGGGCAAATCACCTTCGTGCTAACCTTGTTTTACATAGGGATGGCTGCCGGAGTTGGAATACTTGCTGCACAGTACTGGGGAAAAAAAGACCTCATTACCATTGAGCGGGTACTGAGTATCGGATGTGTGTTTACACTGATGATCTCTGCGGCCTTTTTTATCCTGTCGCTGTCAATGCCGGAACAGCTGATGAGTCTCTTTACAAATGATGATGAATTGATCATGTACGGGGCAAAGTTTCTGCAGACCGTCTCCTTCTCCTATCTGGCCGCAGGCCTTTCTCAAATGTACTTCAGTGTGATCCGGAGCATGGAGAATGCACGGGCAAGCGCCTGGATCAGCTCCTCCTGCCTTTTGTTAAATATCCTGCTTAATGCAGTGAGCATATTTGCGCTTTATCCGGAGGATGCTGAAAAAGCTATCATGGCTGTGGCTTTATCAACGGTAATTGCGCGGTTTGTTGAATTAGCCTGCTGTATTCTTCATTCCTTTAAAGGACCTATAAAGTTTAAGTACCCTTTGCGTGATGCTGTCCGGCGTCGTTTACTGGGCGATTTTCTAAAGTACACCTTGCCTGTCCAGGGTAATTATATCGTCTGGGGCGGTGCTATAACGGCAACGTCGGCCATCATCGGACATGTCAATGCGGATATGGTAGCTGCAAATTCGGTCGCTTCGGTTGTTAAAAATCTGGCAATTGTGTTATGCGGAGGTATAGCAAGCGGAGGCGCTGTATTAGTCGGTAAATACCTGGGCAACGGGGAAATCCTGCAGGCAAAAGCTGCCGGTAAAAGGCTGACGGCTTATGCTGTTTTGTTCGGTATCCTGGCCGGGCTGACCACACTGCTGCTAATGCCTGCAGTGCTCCGGGTGGTGAATCTGAATGAGCAGGCTGAGCAGTACCTCAGCGGTATGCTGCTGATCTGCGCTTATTATTGCATCCCGAAATCCATCAACTCCACAATAATCGGCGGCATCTTTGTAGCAGGAGGAGACTCCAGGTTTGGATTGTGGTGTGACACCCTCGTGATGTGGGGAATCATTCTGCCGCTTGGATTTTTGAGCGCATTTGTATGGCAGCTCCCGCCGCTTATGATTTATTTTGTCATCAATTTGGATGAGGTCATTAAGGCTCCGGTTGCGATAGTGCGCTATTTCAGATATAAATGGCTGAACAATATTACAAGGGAGCATTCTCAACTATATGATTGTTGATCATACAGAAGCTCATAATATTAGGCATCAACGCACAACCAAAATTTAAAGATTTATAAGCCACGGGAGCCTGCAGAGGGCTCCTGTTCTTTTTCGAGTATAAAAAGTATACTAGGTATTAAATATAATAGTACTTGTTAATTTATACATACAAAATATAATTGATCTATAAGAAAGAAGATATTAATAACAAACCGCTTTTTCGAAAGGACTGAATTTCTTATGGATAATTCCAATATGATGTGTGATCTGGAAAGTGGAGTATGCGGTGCTGCGGAGGAAGATGCCGTGCAGGAAATAGATCTGAATCTGGCCCCGAAGACAATAACCCTGTATTATGTCACGGATCCGATATGCTCTCATTGCTGGGCATTGGAGCCTGTCTTTAACCGCTTTATTCAGGAGTATGGACAGTATTTCCACCTGAAAATCCTGATGGGGGGACTGCTGCCCAGCTGGAAAGGCTTTTCGGACGGGGGGAATGGCATCCAGAAGCCGTCTGATGTTGCAGAGCATTGGAAAGAGGTGGGGGAGCACTCCCGTATGCCGATTGACGGCTCGCTGTGGCATACCGATCCGGTTCTGTCCTCCTATCCGCCATCCCGGGTGTTCAAGGTGATCCAGAATAAGTTTCCGGGCAGGGCGGCCGACTTTCTAAGACGTGCCCGTGAGGCCGTATTTGTATCAAATCTGAATATCGGCGCTGACGAGGTGCTGATCAGAATGGTTGACCGGCTGGGATTGGATGGAGAACAAATTGTCGGGGAAGCTGCGCTGGGTGCTGCCCAGGAGCTGCTGGATGAAGATTTTGAGATGGTATCACGCTTAGGGGTACGCGGCTTCCCGACTATTATTATGGTAAATGAAGATAATAAAGGTGTGAAAATAGTCGGAGCAAGACCTCTGGAGGCTTATGTCCAGGCGCTTAGCCAAATAAGTACACAAGGCGTTACTCCGGGCAGAGCCCCCCGTTTGGCACAATGGATAAAGGGGGAGCATAAGCTTTTTTCCAAAGAAATTGAAGTCATGTATGAGATCCCCGCGGATGCCGTGGAAGCCTACATTAAATCGGAACTGCCGGAGAATTCCTATCAGGTTGAGCGCATTATGAATGAGCTGTACGTAGAGCAATTAAGCAGTTAATGTAGAATGTATAGTTTTATTTTTGCAGGAGGATGAGCCGGTCCAGTCGGTTCATTCTCTTTTCTCTGAAATGCATGTTCATTTTGTGCTATTCAATAATAGGATTGTCCTAACCGGAGTTCGCGTTTCTCCTCTACAATGAGAGTATTATTTCACCGGGAGGTATTCACAGAATGAATAATGGCACAGGCAGAAGCAAAGTACAGTTTGACGGGGAGTGGAGCTTTTATAAAGGGGATATCCGGATTCCCTATGCAGTTAAGGCCGGGATGACAGGCGGAATAACAGATGCAAGTACCCGCAAGGATGGGGAATGGCTGGATATTGCATTCAACGATAAAGGAATGGGCGAGCAGCAGCTGGACTGGTCTTCTGTCAGCATCCCGCATGACTGGTGTGTGGAGCAGCAGTATGTCCAGGATGAGCATCTGGGAGCCAGAGACGGGAGCCACGGGTATTTGCCGGGCGGGATCGGTTTTTACCGCAAGGGGTTTGAGCTGCCGGCCGAGGCTGCGGGAAGCAAATGGCTGATCCGTTTTGACGGGGTATCCGGCACCAGCACGGTATGGGTGAATGGACATCTGATCGGCAGTCACCATGGGGGATACATCGGCTTCAGCTATGACCTGTCGGACGTGCTCCGTTACGGGGATGAGGGCAGTAATGTCATTGTTGTCAAAGTGGATGCGACGGAATGTGAAGGCTGGTGGTACGAGGGCTGCGGCATTTACCGGCATGTCTGGCTGGAGAATATGGATCTGCTGCATGTGGCGGAATACGGTACGTACATAACCACACCCGAGGTTGCCAAAGAACAGGCAACGGTTAACATCCGCACACGGATCCGCAATCAATATACAGAAGGTCTTCAGGTCTCCCTGCAGACCGTAATTTATGACGGCTCCGGGCAGCAGGTCTGTGCATGGTCGGCAGATACCTATGCTGAGTGGTACGCCGAGACGGAGCTTGCGCAGAGCTTCGTGGTCCAGCAGCCTAACCTTTGGGGACCTGATTCACCGTATTTGTACAGAGCAGAATCGGTAATAATCCATGAAGGAAAAGAGCTGGACCGGTACGAGACGGTGTTCGGCATCCGCAGCATCCGTTTTGATGCGGAGGAGGGCTTTTTCCTGAACGGTGAGCCGCTGGTTATTAAAGGAACATGCAATCATCAGGATTTTGCCGGAGTCGGCGTGGCCTTGCCAGATAGCCTGATTGAATATAAGCTTAAGCTTCTGCAGGAGATGGGCTCCAATGCTTACCGGAGCGCACATCATCCGCCAACCCCGGAGCTGCTGGATATCTGCGACCGGATCGGAATGCTGGTGATGGATGAGAACCGCAAGCTGGACAGCAGCCCGAACGGGATTAGCCAGCTGGAACGGCTGCTCTACCGTGACCGCAACCATCCGAGCGTCATTATCTGGAGCATGGAGAATGAAGAGGTGCTGGAAGGCACCATCACAGGCGCCCGGATACTGAAAACACTGGCGGACACCACCCGCCGCATTGATCCGACACGCCCGACCTGTGCTGCAATGAACCACGGCTGGAACGAGAACGGCTATAATGATGCGGTTGAAATTACCGGCTATAATTATGGGCACCGGGACCATCTCGATATCCGTGACCATGAGCAATACCCGGGACGCCTGATGATTGGCAGTGAATGTGCCAGCTTTACAGCAACCAGAGGCGTGTATGAGGATGATCCGGTTAGAGGCTACTGCTCCGAATACGGCACGAACATTCCTTCATGGGGCTGCACGCCGCAGCAGGCCTGGAGAGATTTGGTGGACAACCGCTTTTTGACCGGTGTCTTCATGTGGACCGGATTTGATTACCGGGGAGAGCCGACTCCGTACCTGTGGCCGTGCATCAATTCCCATTTCGGTCTGATGGATACTTGCGGTTTCCCGAAAGACAGCTATTATTATATGCAGGCTGTGTGGACAGAGAAGCCGATGGTTCATCTGCTGCCGCACTGGAATTGGCCGGGCTCGGAGGGTAAGCCTGTTGAGGTTCGCGTGTTCTCTAATACCGGGACTGTGGAGCTATATCTGAACGGCAGAAGCCTGGGAGAACAGCAGGTGGACAGAAACGGATATTTGACCTGGAACGTGATCTACGAGCCGGGACAGCTGGAGGCTGTCGGAAAGCACGGCGGACAGGAGGTAGCCCGGAAGTCTGTTGTGACAGCCGGCCAGCCTCATCAGATTCAACTAATTCCTGACCGGCACGAAGCACGGGCGGACGGAATGGATACGATTCCTGTCCGCGTTGCTGTACTGGACAAGGATGGCAATATTGTGCCTACAGCCGATAACGAAATCCGTTTTGAGGTTACCGGTGCAGGCTCCTTGCTGGGCGTAGGCAACGGTAACCCAAGCAGCCATGAGCCGGACAAGTCGTCCCTGCGCCGTGCCTTTAACGGATGGTGCCTGGCGCTGGTTCAGGCCTCCGGCGATGCAGGCTCTGTTACGCTGCGGGCCGAATCCTTAGGACTTGCTCCTGCAGAGCTGATGCTGCAGACGGTACCGGGAGATCATATAGAAGTATAAAGAATTTCACATAGAGGATGGCCCCTAACAATGCGCAGGTTAACGAAATACATGCCCTTTACCTACAAAATGATGATTCCCTATTTGCTTCTGGTTCTAATGACGGATGTATTCATTGGTTATATCTCTTATTCCATGCTGACCGATTCACGGACAGAGATGGCAGAGACCAATGTCAGAACCGGGATGGAGCAGGCCAGAAACAACATAAGGTATCAGATGGATGAGATACAGAGGATGTCCGATAACCTGTTCGCGAGCCAGCCCTTTCAGCGCGCCATTGAGCTGAAGGGGACTCCGTTCGAGAATTACCTGACGCTGATCGATGATATTCTCCCCCAGCTGACTGCACCACTGCAGCTGTTCGGGAATAAGATCCGCTTCATGCTCTATACACCGGACAATATTTATAATGTTGTACCCGGAGATAACCTCGATGAGCCGATAGTGGACAGTGATTACTACATCCTTCCCTTGGAGGATATCACCGGCCAGGATTGGTTTAAGTCTCTTCAGGACTCCAAGCGGGATAATATATGGCTGCAGATTGATACAGATCAGAAGCTCAACAATATCTCGCATGTCCGCAGGCTGATCAGCTTCAGTGACAACAAAACGATGGTTGGCTTTATCCGCATCACTGTTCCGCTGGAGGATTTGTTCGGCGGCTTTGAGACCTTCCCCGTTGAAGAGGGGATTACCCTGCGGCTGGTGGACAGGGCTGCCGGAACGGCTATATTTCAGCGCGGAACAGCCGGTTATGACTCCGGACGCGAGGAATTCCTGAGTCTGCATGAGCAGATACCGGGCAGTGATCTGTTCATTGAAACCCTTGTTCCGCAAAAGTATCTGACACAGGATGCCGGCAGGCTGCGCATGGTCATTCTGGCTGCCTGTACGCTAAGCTTTCTGGTCATGACCCTGATCGGGTTTGTCGTAGCGCGTATTTCAGGGCGCAAGATGAGCCGGATTGTTGGACTGGTGCGCTCCTTCCAGGAGGGGAATTTTCAGAAACGGATCCGGTTCTCGGGCAATGATGAATTTGTGCAGATTGCCGATTCCTTTAACGATATGGCGGCTAACATCCAGGAGCTTATAAACAGGGTTTATGTGCAGGAGGTTTCGAAAAAACAGGCTGAGCTGGAGGCCCTGCAGGCACAAATCAATCCGCATTTCCTGTACAACACACTTTCGACTATAGGCAGCCTGGCGAATCTCGGGGAGATTGAAAAGGTTACGCGGATGGTTGAAGGCTTATCGCATTTCTACCGGCTGACGCTGAACCAGGGCAATGTGTACATTGAGCTGAAGAAGGAAATGGAGCAGGTGGAGACGTACCTGGACATCCAGCGGGTCAAATATGCGGATACCTTCAATCTGTATGTCGATGTTGACGAGGAAATTATGCATATGCAGGTCATTAAGCTGCTGCTGCAGCCGTTTGTAGAGAATGTATTCAAGCATGCCTGGTTTGGCAAAACCATTTCGATTCGTCTGACCGGCCGGAGAGTTGGCGATAATATTGAGCTGAAGGTTATCGACAATGGCGTTGGCATGCGGCCAGAAGACATCCGGAAAATGATGGACGGGCAGGGCCAGACAGGCGGCTACGGGGTCAAAAATGTGAACGAGCGGATTAAGCTCAGGTACGGGGACGAATATGGCGTGACCATTGCAAGCATCTACGGGGCGGGAACCACCGTTCAGCTCCTGCTTCCGGCCGGGCTTACAGACCGTGCAGAGATGGAGGAGCAGTCCGGCTGATGATAAGCAGGCTGCATTAAACGCAACAGGAGGAATTCACAGTGAGGACGATCAGTGTACTGCTGGTTGACGATGAAGCCGTTGATCTGGAATGGCTGCGGCGCAGAGTGTTGTCCAGCGGTTTTGATATTGAAGTGGCAGGTACAGCAAATAACGGCTTTGATGCACTTGAAATGCTGGAGCAGGAGCGTGTAGACATCATTCTGTCTGATATCCGGATGCCGATTATGACCGGAACGGAGTTTGCCAGAAGAGCCAAAGCAATCCATCCTAAAGTGAAAATCGTATTTATCAGCGGCCACGAGGATTTCAGCTATGCCAAGGAAGCTATCCAGATCAGTGCCTCGGGATATCTGCTAAAGCCTGTTAAGGATAAGGATCTGTACGAAATGCTGGGGAATCTGTGCCATTCCATTGAACAGGAGCGGGAGCAGAACCGGTCCTTTAACGAAGCCCTGTCTCTTATGAACAAGGAGCTTATCCTGCGCTGGTTCGATGAGGATACACCCGAGCCTGCTGAGCCGCAGCTGCATGCTGCCCTGATTCCGCTGTTAGTAAGCGGGGCAACGGCAGCCGTTATAGAAATCGATGATCTGGAATGGAAAATGCAGGATGTCTCCGAAGAAAATGCGCGCATGATGATACGGCAGACCCAGCAATTGATTAGAGGCCTGCTTGAGGAGAACAAGAGCGGAACGATGATTATCGGGTCCGGTCACAGATTCATTATTCTGTGCAGCCTTCCCCAAGAGGCGTTTCTGCAATTAATGGAGGTGCTGATCCGGAGAACTGCTGAGTCCTCGATCTGTACAATAACGGTTGGCGCCGGCCGGTATGCCCGGAGTGAAGCGGAGCTGCATGCATCCTACAAGCAGGCTCAAGCTGCACTCAGCGCCAAATGGCTGCTGGGCAAGAACCGGCTGATCCGCGATACAATGGAGCCGGTGCCGAGCGGTACGCCCGGTGCCGATATGGATCAGACTCTGGACCTTCTGCTTGAAGCTATTATCCAGTACGATCTGGTGGCTATCGATGATCATTTATTACAGCTCATGATGAATGCCGGCAAAAAGGATGTCTATGACCTGATTATCCGGATCACCTCAAAGCTCCATGCGGATCTGCAGCAGCAGAACGAGAATCTGTACGAGCTGCTGCAATGGGAATCCCATCAGCCGGAGATTCTGTTCCAGTTTGAGACGATCCATGACATTTTGTCCTGGATGAGACGGAGATTCTTCGAGCTGTCCGAGCTGCTGTATGTAAAACGCCAGCGCCAGAAGCGCAAGCTGATTGATGAGATTATTAAGTATGTGGAAGATAATCTGGAGCAGAAGATTACCCTGAAGGAAGCGGCGGTCCAGTTTAACTTTACACCGAATTATTTAGGATATCTGTTCAAGGAAGACTATGGGATTCCATTTATAGACTATGTTAAGGAACGTAAAATGAGCCGGGTGTTCGAGCTGCTCAAGGATCCTACCCTTATGATCTATGAGATTGCCGAGCGGATGGGCTACAAAAACCTGATTTATTTTAACAGGCAATTTAAGCAGATAACCGGAATGACGCCGGGAGAATACCGCAAAAAGCATAAAGTATAGCCAATAAAACGCTGTCTTGGGCCGATTATCGTCCGGGGCAGCGTTTTTTGTCTATCGGGGCATACTTTTTATTAATTATCGTTGGAAAAGTATTAGTATTTGTTGGCGCGCTCAATCCACAAGCAATGTTTGCTTATCTATAATCAATACATAGAGATATTGAGTAGTGGAAAGGGGATTGGAGATGAAACAGAACAAATATGGATTCTGGCATAAGGTTAAAAAGAATAGAACCTTGCTGCTTATGCTAACTCCGGCAGTCTTGTTCTTCCTGGTATTCGCTTACGTGCCTATGGCCGGGATCGTACTTGCGTTCAAGCAGTACAACTATAGCGGAGGTATTTTTAACAGTCCGTGGAACGGGCTGGATAACTTTAAATTCTTCTTTGGCTCCGGTGACGCCTGGCGTGTAACCCGGAACACAGCACTGTATAATATTGCTTTTATTATCATCAATAATGTGCTGCAGATCTTTGCCGGTATTCTGTTATTTGAGGTTGCGGGGAAATGGTTCCGGAAAATTACACAAACCATACTCTTCCTGCCATACTTCATTTCCTGGGTAGTTGTTGGAGCGATTGCCTATAACTTGTTTAACTTTGATGTAGGTACGCTCAATGTACTGCTCAAAGGGCTTGGCATGCAGCCTATTGATATTTATAACACTGCCTCCTACTGGCCGCTTATCCTGATTGTGGTTTCTGCCTGGAAGGCGCTGGGCTATGGTACGATTATGTATCTTGCCGCCATTACAAGCATTGATACAGAAATGTACGAAGCAGCACAGATTGACGGTGCGAACATCTTCCAGCGTATTATGAAAATCACTGTTCCGAATCTGATTCCTACGGTGATCATTCTGGTGCTTCTGGCAATCGGGAACATCTTCCGCGGAGACTTCGGCATGTTCTATAACATGGTAGGGAACAACGGTCTGCTCTTCTCTAATACCGATGTTATCGATACGTTCGTATTCCGCTCCCTGACCACATCCAATGAGATCGGGATGTCAGCTGCAGCCGGCTTCTATCAATCCCTGCTGGGCTTTGCGACTATCATGCTCGCCAACTACGCTGTGCGTAAATACGATAAAGACCGTGCTCTATTCTAAACAAAGGAGGCAGCTTAATGAGTTCAACTACTGTAAACGGCGATATGAAAAAAGTACGCAAGCGTGCTGATATCGATAAAATAACCTTGTCCCTCATTGGATATGTTACACTTACAATCCTGGCCATATTCTGTATCGTGCCGTTCCTGCTGGTCATCTCCGCTTCTTTGAGTGATGAGAGCTCTATTATCGAGAAGGGCTTCCAGATTATTCCGTCCACCTTCTCCACGGAAGCTTACAGACTGCTCTTCGAGTATCCGGGTGAAATGCTCCGGGCCTATGGAGTGACCATTTCCGTCACTTTGATCGGTACGGTTGTCGGCTTGTTCCTGACTTCCATGACTGCCTATGTGCTCTCCCGGAGAGACTTTGAATGGCGTAACCGTTTCTCCTTCTATTTCTTCTTCACCACCCTGTTCAGCGGCGGCCTGGTGCCTTCTTACCTGCTGATCATTAACTTCCTGCAGCTGAAGGACACGCTGTTAGTCCTGATTCTGCCGATGCTGATGAATGTATTCTATATTATCGTCATGAAATCGTTCATGAGCAGCATCCCAGACGCAATCACGGAATCTGCCAAAATCGACGGAGCCGGCGACTTCCGCATCTTCATGCAGCTGATTATTCCTTTATCTAAGCCTGCACTTGCTACGATTGGTCTGTTCATAGCTCTTGCCTACTGGAACGACTGGTACAATGCGCTGCTGTATATTTCCAAGTCTGATCTGATGCCGCTGCAATACTATCTTTATAAAATGCTGGGCAATATGGACGGGATGCGCAAAGCCATGATGGCTTCAGGAGCGGTTGTGAATTCGGATCTGCCGACAGAAAGCCTGAAGATGGCGATGACAATTGTAGCAACAGGCCCGATCCTGCTCGCTTATCCGTTCATCCAGAAATATTTTGTACAAGGCCTCACAATTGGTGCTGTTAAAGGATAATTCCGGGGCAACCCGGTTATCAATATACTTTTCAAAACACTACTTCCTTAGGGGGAATACATGTCATGATGAACAAGAAAAAGAAACTCACGGTCACATTGGCAACAATGATGACACTTGGAACAATCCTCAGTGCATGTGGAGGCGGCAATAATGCCGCTAACACAGCTGGAGAGGCAACGAATGGCGGCACTAATGCTGCTAATTCGGCTGCAAACTCCGGTGCTCCAGATACTTCCGAAGAAGTTAAGCTCAAAATGATTCTGGTCGGCGGCCAGCCTGGTGATTACGATAAGGTATTCGGTGAGCTGAATACGAAGCTGAAAGAGAAAATCAATGCTACTGTTGAAACGGAGTTTCTTGACTGGTCCGACTGGACACAGAAATATCCGCTGAAATTTGCTGCCAATGAGGATTTCGACCTCGTGTATACGGCTAACTGGGCTTTCTATAACGATCAGGCACTCAAAGGCGGCTTCCTGGAGCTGACAGAAGACATGCTGTCCAAGTATATGCCGCAGACCTGGGCAAACATGCCGAAGGTAAACTGGGAGCAGGCTAAAGTAGACGGTAAAATCTTTATGGTTCCGAACAACAATGTTGAAGTAACAGATAAAGTGGTCTTGTACCGCGAAGATCTGCGCAAAAAGTACAATCTTCCGGAAATCAACAGTCCTGAAACCTATGCTAATTACTTGAAAACGGTTGCTAAAGATGAGCAGGGTGTAACTGCCTTCGGAGCAAAGCCTGCTGATGGCTGGAAGTTCCATGAGCTGGACCAGCTGCTGCTGGAGCAGA
Proteins encoded:
- the galA gene encoding beta-galactosidase GalA — its product is MNNGTGRSKVQFDGEWSFYKGDIRIPYAVKAGMTGGITDASTRKDGEWLDIAFNDKGMGEQQLDWSSVSIPHDWCVEQQYVQDEHLGARDGSHGYLPGGIGFYRKGFELPAEAAGSKWLIRFDGVSGTSTVWVNGHLIGSHHGGYIGFSYDLSDVLRYGDEGSNVIVVKVDATECEGWWYEGCGIYRHVWLENMDLLHVAEYGTYITTPEVAKEQATVNIRTRIRNQYTEGLQVSLQTVIYDGSGQQVCAWSADTYAEWYAETELAQSFVVQQPNLWGPDSPYLYRAESVIIHEGKELDRYETVFGIRSIRFDAEEGFFLNGEPLVIKGTCNHQDFAGVGVALPDSLIEYKLKLLQEMGSNAYRSAHHPPTPELLDICDRIGMLVMDENRKLDSSPNGISQLERLLYRDRNHPSVIIWSMENEEVLEGTITGARILKTLADTTRRIDPTRPTCAAMNHGWNENGYNDAVEITGYNYGHRDHLDIRDHEQYPGRLMIGSECASFTATRGVYEDDPVRGYCSEYGTNIPSWGCTPQQAWRDLVDNRFLTGVFMWTGFDYRGEPTPYLWPCINSHFGLMDTCGFPKDSYYYMQAVWTEKPMVHLLPHWNWPGSEGKPVEVRVFSNTGTVELYLNGRSLGEQQVDRNGYLTWNVIYEPGQLEAVGKHGGQEVARKSVVTAGQPHQIQLIPDRHEARADGMDTIPVRVAVLDKDGNIVPTADNEIRFEVTGAGSLLGVGNGNPSSHEPDKSSLRRAFNGWCLALVQASGDAGSVTLRAESLGLAPAELMLQTVPGDHIEV
- a CDS encoding carbohydrate ABC transporter permease, coding for MSSTTVNGDMKKVRKRADIDKITLSLIGYVTLTILAIFCIVPFLLVISASLSDESSIIEKGFQIIPSTFSTEAYRLLFEYPGEMLRAYGVTISVTLIGTVVGLFLTSMTAYVLSRRDFEWRNRFSFYFFFTTLFSGGLVPSYLLIINFLQLKDTLLVLILPMLMNVFYIIVMKSFMSSIPDAITESAKIDGAGDFRIFMQLIIPLSKPALATIGLFIALAYWNDWYNALLYISKSDLMPLQYYLYKMLGNMDGMRKAMMASGAVVNSDLPTESLKMAMTIVATGPILLAYPFIQKYFVQGLTIGAVKG
- a CDS encoding response regulator — translated: MRTISVLLVDDEAVDLEWLRRRVLSSGFDIEVAGTANNGFDALEMLEQERVDIILSDIRMPIMTGTEFARRAKAIHPKVKIVFISGHEDFSYAKEAIQISASGYLLKPVKDKDLYEMLGNLCHSIEQEREQNRSFNEALSLMNKELILRWFDEDTPEPAEPQLHAALIPLLVSGATAAVIEIDDLEWKMQDVSEENARMMIRQTQQLIRGLLEENKSGTMIIGSGHRFIILCSLPQEAFLQLMEVLIRRTAESSICTITVGAGRYARSEAELHASYKQAQAALSAKWLLGKNRLIRDTMEPVPSGTPGADMDQTLDLLLEAIIQYDLVAIDDHLLQLMMNAGKKDVYDLIIRITSKLHADLQQQNENLYELLQWESHQPEILFQFETIHDILSWMRRRFFELSELLYVKRQRQKRKLIDEIIKYVEDNLEQKITLKEAAVQFNFTPNYLGYLFKEDYGIPFIDYVKERKMSRVFELLKDPTLMIYEIAERMGYKNLIYFNRQFKQITGMTPGEYRKKHKV
- a CDS encoding MATE family efflux transporter; this translates as MLSNFIISAVKDKHFNRQLLQLVIPIASQNLISALAVTVDVVMLGFISQSAMSSVSLAGQITFVLTLFYIGMAAGVGILAAQYWGKKDLITIERVLSIGCVFTLMISAAFFILSLSMPEQLMSLFTNDDELIMYGAKFLQTVSFSYLAAGLSQMYFSVIRSMENARASAWISSSCLLLNILLNAVSIFALYPEDAEKAIMAVALSTVIARFVELACCILHSFKGPIKFKYPLRDAVRRRLLGDFLKYTLPVQGNYIVWGGAITATSAIIGHVNADMVAANSVASVVKNLAIVLCGGIASGGAVLVGKYLGNGEILQAKAAGKRLTAYAVLFGILAGLTTLLLMPAVLRVVNLNEQAEQYLSGMLLICAYYCIPKSINSTIIGGIFVAGGDSRFGLWCDTLVMWGIILPLGFLSAFVWQLPPLMIYFVINLDEVIKAPVAIVRYFRYKWLNNITREHSQLYDC
- a CDS encoding DsbA family protein codes for the protein MDNSNMMCDLESGVCGAAEEDAVQEIDLNLAPKTITLYYVTDPICSHCWALEPVFNRFIQEYGQYFHLKILMGGLLPSWKGFSDGGNGIQKPSDVAEHWKEVGEHSRMPIDGSLWHTDPVLSSYPPSRVFKVIQNKFPGRAADFLRRAREAVFVSNLNIGADEVLIRMVDRLGLDGEQIVGEAALGAAQELLDEDFEMVSRLGVRGFPTIIMVNEDNKGVKIVGARPLEAYVQALSQISTQGVTPGRAPRLAQWIKGEHKLFSKEIEVMYEIPADAVEAYIKSELPENSYQVERIMNELYVEQLSS
- a CDS encoding ABC transporter permease, which codes for MKQNKYGFWHKVKKNRTLLLMLTPAVLFFLVFAYVPMAGIVLAFKQYNYSGGIFNSPWNGLDNFKFFFGSGDAWRVTRNTALYNIAFIIINNVLQIFAGILLFEVAGKWFRKITQTILFLPYFISWVVVGAIAYNLFNFDVGTLNVLLKGLGMQPIDIYNTASYWPLILIVVSAWKALGYGTIMYLAAITSIDTEMYEAAQIDGANIFQRIMKITVPNLIPTVIILVLLAIGNIFRGDFGMFYNMVGNNGLLFSNTDVIDTFVFRSLTTSNEIGMSAAAGFYQSLLGFATIMLANYAVRKYDKDRALF
- a CDS encoding sensor histidine kinase, with protein sequence MRRLTKYMPFTYKMMIPYLLLVLMTDVFIGYISYSMLTDSRTEMAETNVRTGMEQARNNIRYQMDEIQRMSDNLFASQPFQRAIELKGTPFENYLTLIDDILPQLTAPLQLFGNKIRFMLYTPDNIYNVVPGDNLDEPIVDSDYYILPLEDITGQDWFKSLQDSKRDNIWLQIDTDQKLNNISHVRRLISFSDNKTMVGFIRITVPLEDLFGGFETFPVEEGITLRLVDRAAGTAIFQRGTAGYDSGREEFLSLHEQIPGSDLFIETLVPQKYLTQDAGRLRMVILAACTLSFLVMTLIGFVVARISGRKMSRIVGLVRSFQEGNFQKRIRFSGNDEFVQIADSFNDMAANIQELINRVYVQEVSKKQAELEALQAQINPHFLYNTLSTIGSLANLGEIEKVTRMVEGLSHFYRLTLNQGNVYIELKKEMEQVETYLDIQRVKYADTFNLYVDVDEEIMHMQVIKLLLQPFVENVFKHAWFGKTISIRLTGRRVGDNIELKVIDNGVGMRPEDIRKMMDGQGQTGGYGVKNVNERIKLRYGDEYGVTIASIYGAGTTVQLLLPAGLTDRAEMEEQSG